A segment of the Gemmatimonadota bacterium genome:
TGGTTCGACGATGAGAAGTGAGGAATAATCCGTTGAGTACCACCTGGGTATCAAAAATACTGCTAATTATTTCGCATTCTTGCCTTGACAAAGGGTTTTTAATTGGCTATTTTTTTGAAGATTATATGCTAATTATTTCGCATAATAATATTATTACTGAATATGCTCGCATTTCTGGAGGTATGCTCATGGGTAAGTATGTCATGATATTGCTTTTCCTGCTTCTACCTTCCTGTGTACACGCGGTGCCAACCGCATCAGATTGCGATTTCAATAACAGCGGTAAAGTAGATTTTGCCGATTTTATCGCATTTTCACAGGGGTATGGGACAACCCGGATCCAGTTTGACTTGAATGGAGATGGCGCAGTCAATTTTCGGGACTTTGTCATTTTTGCCCAGTTCTACGGGCAGACAATCACAATCCCTCCGCCAACCACCAACGCTCCCGTTGGCATTCAAGTTGGGATGCAAGCCCCCGACTTTACGCTTAGAACCCTCACTGGCGAATCGTTCAATCTCTACGAACAGCGCGGCAAACCCGTGTTTCTCAACTTTTGGGGAACCTGGTGTCCTCCCTGTGTTGCCGAAATGCCCGATATACAAAAGTTACAAGATACTATGGCAGACTCCATTCAGATCGTCGGCATTGGCGTACGAGACACGCGCATCCAGGAGTTGCGTTTTGTCACGAGATATGGCTATACCTGGACCTTTGTTCTCGACTCGGGAGGAGAAGCGCGCAATGCGTATGAGGTCTCGTCCTATCCCACCTCGCTGTTCCTGGACGCCAGAGGCGTGATTGTCCGCGTATTGCGCAGTGCTCAGAATTACGAAACTTTCCTGGAAGCGGCGCGACAGGCGATAAATAATTAAACAAGCTATCAGTGGTCAGCCTTAATCGAAAGGCATTTGTAATGAAGAATCCGATGCGGA
Coding sequences within it:
- a CDS encoding redoxin domain-containing protein; amino-acid sequence: MGKYVMILLFLLLPSCVHAVPTASDCDFNNSGKVDFADFIAFSQGYGTTRIQFDLNGDGAVNFRDFVIFAQFYGQTITIPPPTTNAPVGIQVGMQAPDFTLRTLTGESFNLYEQRGKPVFLNFWGTWCPPCVAEMPDIQKLQDTMADSIQIVGIGVRDTRIQELRFVTRYGYTWTFVLDSGGEARNAYEVSSYPTSLFLDARGVIVRVLRSAQNYETFLEAARQAINN